From Candidatus Bathyarchaeia archaeon:
AACGCTTCCCTTCTTTGGATACAATCGCTCATTCAAACAGTCTATTTCACCGTGGTCTTAAACAACGGACCAGAACAATATGAAACAGCAAGTCCACCATCTAAATACACCTATATAACATTAGGGGCGTTAATAACAGGCATGAGCATCGTGATCAGCATAGTCTGTAAAAAATCTAAATAAACTTCCAAATTGACAAGATATAACAGTATCCAACAGGAAGCCCGGTGGTGTAGCGGACAAGCATAGCGGGCTTTGGACCCGCTGACGGGAGTTCGAATCTCCCCCGGGCTACCAAACTCACTTTTGCCACAAACACCGTTTCAAGGCCGAATAGCGGGCCCGCGGGGATTTGAACCCCGGTTCTCCGGCTCCGGAGGCTTGCGCACATCCATTCTCTTCATGGATGTTCGGCGCCTTAGTCCGTGCTGGGCTACGGGCCCACCCAGTGATATTTTGCATTGCTGAATTAATTGTTATCGGGGTTTGGCGGTTAGAGTTCTATAAGTTCCTCGTTTATCCACCACGCTTTTTTCTTACCAGACTTTTCGCCTGGATAGTACTCTATTATTGGCTGGCCAAGCTGTTCTCGAGAGTTTTTCATTATCCGTTTCAGCCTGTTTAAAACAAGCCAGCGGTTGGTTTTCAGATATTCAGCCAGTTCCGGAGTTGTGGCGCCCTTGTAGTGGATGAGGTAGTCCACTATTTTGTGGTCTAATTCGTCAAGGCAGAAGGCATGAGGATTTACTTTGCCCCTTTCATATGTGAGAAGCTCCAAGTCTGCAAGATACCTCTTTATTTGGGAGAATTCCACTTCAAGTCTTTCCAGCCTTTTCTCGATTTCGAGAATCTTGTCCGGTTTAGGTGTTCTTTGAAGCTTTTCAATTATGGCGTCCCTTATGAAATTACTTCTCTCACCCTCCGGGACCCTTAAGGCGAGTTCTTGATAAACCTCCTCTGGAATTTTGACGGATATAATCCTCAATTCGTTCATAACACTGTCGCCTGCTCAGATTAATGTTAACTGCTTTCTATTTCTTTAGGAAACTTTTTAAAAGCTAAGGGTTTCTAACCCTTTACCCGTAATCCGCTTGAATTAAAGTGGTATTTCATGACCAAGAAAACCACGATTTCCATAATAAAATGTGATGTGGGCTCTTTAGCAGGACACCATGTTGTTCCGAAACCCCTGCTGGACATAGCGAATAAAAACCTTAAAAGGGCCAAGGAAGAGGGCTTGATAAATAGCTATTACGTTTTCAATGTTGGAGATGACATGCAACTTTTAATGGTTCATGGGAGAGGTGAATCAAACCCAGAGATCCATCAGCTTGCATGGGACACCTTCCAAGAAGCCGCCCAAAAGGCTTTGAGGCTTAAGCTTTATGGAGCTGGACAAGACTTACTTAAAAACGCTTTCAGCGGAACCGTTCGAGGTCTCGGACCAGGCGTGGCGGAAATGGAAATTGAGGAGCGAAAATCAGATCCTATAGTGGTTTTTGCAGCGGATAAAACTTCGGCGGGAAGCTTTAATTTGCCGCTTTTCCGCATCTTCGCAGACCCGATGAACACAGCGGGGCTCGTGATAGACCCCAACATGGCTGGGGGATTCAAGTTTGAGGTTGTGGACGCCCAAGAGGGAAAGAAGGTTGTCCTTAAATGCCCAGAGGAAATGTATGAGCTTGTGGCGTTAATCGGCACTGTTGAACGCTATATAATCTCAAGGGTTTGGCGAGCGAGAGACGACTTAATATGCGCCTCCAGCAGTGTGACAAAGCTTTCGCTTATAGCGGGGAAATATGTTGGAAAAGACGACCCTGTCATGATTGTTCGGGCTCAGCATGGCTTGCCGGCCGTTGGCGAAATTCTAGCGCCTTTCATGCACACCTATCTTGTGGCAGGTTGGATGCGGGGAAGCCACTGGGGTCCAATAATGCCCGTTGGATTAAAGGATGCCCGGTGCACGCTCTTTGATGGTCCTCCAAGGCTTGTAGCTTTGGGTTTCCAGGTTTCAGATGGAGCTATAGCAAGCGATGATGAAGGCAAACCCTTGATAGCAGACCTATTTGAGGACCCAGCCTTTGAACCAGCAAGAAAGGAAGCTATGAAACTTGCCGCCATGCTTAGGCGTATGGGGGAGTTTGAACCAGCCCGCCTAAGCGTTGAATCTATGGAATATACAACTCTGCCACAGGTCATTGAGAAGCTTAAAGAGAGGTTCACGCCCATCTAGGCTGGGCTGAAGCCCGCCTTATTTTGGCAAGCTCTTCACATCGATTCTTCACAACTTCGTAGAGCTTTTTCCGCAGCTCTTCATCTGAAAGTTTTCGCTCCCTGATTACGGCAATTTTCCTAGCCAGTTCCGCATCGCCCATCCCATTAAACCATGCTTCGAAGTCTCCACGGTAAAGGTGAAACTTTATGGAAGTAATGTCGATTTTTTGGATTTTCTCGCAGAAGTCTGTAAGGCTTGTGGCTGAGACGTTTAGGGGCTTTCCAATATCCAAGTAGAAGTGGAAAGCCTTTTCCATGGGCAGAGTTGCCAGTACCTGTTCGGCTTTTTCGCCGTTGATTTCCGGCAAGCCTAGGGCTTCCCGGCCCTTCCTTGTTATGGTGTAGTATCCCTTCCCAAAGGTTTCCAAGTAGCCCATTTTCGTTAAGCCTATCATGTGCATCATCACTGTGGGGAAGCTTAAGCCTATTTCTGAGGCTACTTCCATGGGTTTGGCTGGCTTACCGAGCATCCAAACAGTTTCGAGAACAAGCTTTTTGACTGGAGATAGACTCACCTTAACATCCTCAAGAGGCTTTATCTTTGGCTTCGAGGCTTTTCAAGCTTTCGCCTTCTACAATTGCAGGCAGAGTTGAATCTAATGTCAAACTAAATTTTAACAGCTCCAAACACCTTATAGAAGGGTAGCCCTAAATACACTTTGAAGGGTCAAAGCTTGCCCGTGGAAAGGCTTTCAACGGGGGTACCCGCCATCGACAAGATGCTTGCAGGCGGTATTCCCAGAGGATTTTGTGTGGCTGTAACAGGCGAACCCGGCACTGGAAAAACCATTTTATGCATCCATTTTATAGCACAGGGCATTGCTGATGGAGACAGATGTATCTATGTGACAACGGAGGAAAGCCGGGAATCCATAATAACGCAGGCTGGACAGTTTGGCTTTGACTTTGCCGGTGCCATAAGGGAGGGCAAGCTTGTTTTGATCGACGCCTTGATGGGGACGGAGGATCAGTGGACTATTAAGGCGTTAACCGTTGAGGAGCTTGTGAACAAGGTTATTGAGGCAAAGAAGGCTTTGGGTTATGGAAGAGCCCGCTTGGTGATTGATTCTCTTTCAGCTTTTTGGCTCGACAAACCTGCCATGGCACGGCGGCACTCCTACTTCGTTAAGAAAGTTCTGGCGAAGTGGGACTTCACAATTCTTGCAACTTCTCAGTATGCCATAACCACCTCAGAGGCTTTCGGCTGGGGCATTGAACACATTGCAGACGGCATAATAAGGTTTAGGCGCTTCGTCCGAAACGGTGTTTTGAGGCGTTATCTGCTCGTGGAGAAGATGCGGCAGACACCCCACAGCCTCCAAATGCATGAAATAACCATCGAACATGGAAAAGGGCTCGTAATCCTTGGACCGGTGGAGGAACGCAGAGAGGACATAGCCCTGCCAAGAAAGGTTATGGAGAAAATCCAAAAGGCGGCGGAGAAGAGGGAACTTGAGCAGCCTGAGCTTAGCTCGTGAACACTATTCAAGGCTTGAGGTTCAAAGGGAAATAGTGGACTTCTGCTCTGGAAGGTGGGTTGCCGCCCACTGCACAAACGAGAAGGGCGAGCTTATTTTCAGAAGATACTTCAAGGGTAAACCACTAGCAGTTGACAGCCTAGACAATCTGCAGAAGCTTCTGGAAAAGATGAACTTTCGAGTAAGAACGTTTTACGCCTCAGCCAACAAGTATCGCTCAGTAAACAGCGCCAAAGATGTGCAGACGCTTTCCAATGTGATTCGTTGCACACCGACATGGGACGTGGACAGCGCCCTCCGAGATTGGCAGAAAACCGTAGCCGTTGCAAAGCAGATAATCGCCTTTCTCGAAAGTGAAAGCGTAAGGGAATCTGTCTACGTGAAGTGGTCCGGAAACGGCTGCCACATCCACATTCATGAAGGGGCTTTTTCAGAAAGCGTGTTGGGTAAGGCGCACCCGTTGGATTTAGCCTACGCCATTGTAGAGTACGTGAACCTTAACGTTCTGCCAAAATTTTCCGGAGAATTAAATGTTGAAGATATACGTGTCGAGAACAGAATGGATGCTGGAAGGGTTTTCACGTGCCCGCTAAGTTTGCACCGCGAATTGGATGTTGTGTGCGTTTGTTTAAAGCCAAACGAGCTTGACGAATTCTCCCCGGAATGGATTCAGCCCAACAGTTTTAGGCATAATCCAAAGTGGCGGGAGTTTAGAGAGGGAGAGGCTGATGAACTAGCCCTAAAAACCTACGAAATTGTGGGTAGCTACCCAGCGTCCCCAGCCGGTAAGAAGCGAAAAAGGAAAAGTCTTGACCAACAGATAATCGATTGGCTTAAAAGGTCCTAGTGGATCTCCGAAAACGTAAATAGGAAGCGGTGCATAAGCCTACAGAAGCCTTCAACTTTGGGAATCAACATGAAGATGGCTGTGCTTGTCTACGAGTTTCCGCCAAAAATAGTAGGTGGTTTAGGCACTTACGCCGCTGAAATCACTCGGAGATTCGTCCTAATGGATCATGACGTAACCGTTTTCACAATGAACGATGACGAGGGAAGCCTCCCAACGAGGGAAATTTGGCGTGGCATAGAGATTCACAGGCCGCTGCACATTGATATTTCGGATTCACTGCCAGATGTGGTAGCTGAAGACGTTAAAAAGTGGGGCAGAGGCATTCAGCTCTTCTCCAAAATCCTAGTTTATAATTACTTGAGCGCTGCAAAGCTAGTCAACGAGTTAATAGCCAAGGAAGGCTTCAAATTTGACATTGTAATAGCCCATGATTGGCTTTCAGTGATAGCGGGTATAACCATTAAAAAGGAGACAGGGTTGCCGCTGGTTTTCCATGTTCACTCGACGGAAAAGGGAAGAACCCTTGGAAACGGCTCAGAAGTTGTCAGCAACATTGAACTCCGCGGAGCCCAGGTTGCCGACATGATCATCACGGTTTCGTATGCCATGAAGGACGAGCTGATAAAACTTGGCTTTCCAAAAGACAAGATAGAAGTCTGCTATAACGGCGTTGACCCCGAGAAATATGATCCCCAAACAGTGAGCCAAGAGCAAATAGCCAAGATCAGGGATTTTTATGGGATAAAGCCCGAAGACCCAATGATCCTGTTCATCGGCAGACTGGTAGGCGTCAAAGGCGTTGACAAGCTTGTAATGGCCATGCCTTATGTGCTGCAGAAGATTCCAAACGCCAAACTCGTCATTGTTGGCGTTGGCGACTTACAAGACTACCTCGTCAATCTCGTAAAAATGATGAAGCTTCAAGACTCTGTAAAATTTAACTTCCAATTTCTGTCAGAGGAAGAGCGCATCCTCCACTATGCAGCCTGCGACGTGGCGGTTTTTCCAAGCCTCTACGAACCATTTGGGATAGTTGCACTAGAAGCCATGAGCATGGAACGCCCAGTGGTCGTGGGCGCCGCCGGCGTAAGCGGGATGCGGGAAATAGTCATTCCATGCGGTGAGGAGCAGTGCGGCTTTCACATAAACCCCAATAATCCAGCGGACATAGCGTGGGGCATCATAAGCGCTCTAGAAAACCCTGAAAAAAAGAAGTGGCTTGGCATGAATGGGCGACGTCGAGTTCTAAACGAGTTTACATGGGACAAGATAGCCGAAAAAACCATCGCATTATATGAACGGGTGATAAAACGCTAGATGAACAGAGGCGACGTGGATCTCCGGAGGAAAATCGCAAGGGAAGCCGCCAACCTTCTCTACCATGGAATTGAGAAAGAGTATAAGCAGGCAAAACTAAGGGCTGCTGAAGTTCTCGGCATAAATGTTTTACCCACAAACCTGGAAGTAGCCATGGAGCTTGACAAAATAGCCGAGGAAAATGAAGGTGCCACACGCTGGGAACGCCTCGTCCAAATGAGACAGGAAGCCCTAAAACTGATGAAAATTCTAGAAGAATATGATCCGGTGCTTGTTGGAAGCGTGTGGCGGGGCACCATCCACCATAAAAGCGACATAGACATAAACGTCTATTATTATAACCCTAAGGAAATTTTGGCTATGCTTGAGGAGGCTGGCATCAAGATACTAGAGAAAGGCTGGATAACCATGACAAAGGGTGGCGTATGGAAGAGGGCTTACCGCATACTTGCAAGTTTACCCTCAAACTTCGAAGCAGAAATAATCATTAGAAGCCCGGCGGAGCGAGAGGCCAAAGAACACTGTGAAGTCTATGGAGACGCTGTTTCTGGACTCAACATCCACGAACTCGAGAAAGTGCTTTCAAAAAATCCAACCCAAAGATTTGTCCCCTTCTAATGCTAAGCGCTACTAGACATTTAAATAGGAGAAACTCCATTCAAAGGATTAGAAGGTAGCCACGTGGAATTCGACAAGGAAACCTTCAAAAAGCTTTTCCCAAACCTAGCCAGAGAGATGGAGCTGGACGAAAACAAAGTTTCAATAAACTCCATACGCATGGACACAGAAGAAGGGGAAAGGGTGGCTTCTGGGAAAAAAAGAAGCTGGGTTGACCCCTTCGCAAACTATGACCCAGATGTCATAGACTTCATACGCCGCTGCGACACAGAGGAGCAAGCTGAAGAAATAATAGCTTACATGGAGAAAAGAGGCGAAATAAGCAGCGAATACGCCGCCCAACTTAGAAAGCAACTCAAGGAGAAAGGGGTAAGAAGCTTCGGCCCCAAGAAAGAGGAAAACTATTACCTAAAGAAGGCGGGGCTAATCTAAATCTGCTCTGGAGGCACGTTTTCCGGAGCATAGCCAGTATAATACTTCAAACCATATTTTCGTAGCCTTCGAACCACATGCGGGTATAATATAAGCTCCTCAATTTCGATTTCTTCCGCCAGTTTAGGGCTTATCTGGCTTAGCCTCTGCAAAAGCGACTGGAGGCTCTTCTTCGTCGAAAAGGAAGCCATAACCGACGGGTGGCAGCTCACCCCCGCATCTACAAGCTTTTGAAGGGCTTCAAGCTGAAGCCTGAACCCTTCCGGCTTTGCGCCTGTGAGAGCAGCAAATTCCTCTTCACTGCATCCTTTAAGCGAAACCCTCACGTGGACAAAATCGTACTTTGCAAGGTCTTTGGCATAGCCCTTGTCGTAGGCCATGGGTACGCCGTTTGTTTCGAGAATGAACCTAAACCCCGCTCCTTTTAGGCTTTCAAGAACCGCCAGCAGATGCTCCTTTCCAATAGTTGGTTCGCCGCCACTTATCCTAAGCAAATTTAGATGGCATTTTCTTGCAAGGGAGACCAAGCTCTCGGCAACTCGCCTCGGCGTATAAAAAGTGCCTACATCTGCCGGGCGATTTGAGACCATGTCTGAAACCCAGCAGAAACGGCAAACCAAGCCGCATCCAACACAATCCGCAGTGACTATCCCACCATACCACCTCGCAGGTCTAATGCGGTAGTATTTTCTTTCCAGTCCCTCGGGACCTAGACGAGTGACGAGTTTTTCTATGGCAAGGTGTCTCTCGATTGGGTCATAGGGCAAAGTGGACCTTTCCTTAAGTGGGTCTTTATGCCTAATTTGCGCAGCGATGGTTTTAAATTGTCGCTTAAATATGCATCACATGGACTGAAGGGCATGCTCATTAAAGCTGGAGACGTTCTTAGCAACATGGAAATTTCAAGGCTTTTTAACGTCTGCACGAGGAGGGGGATAAGGTACAGTGGAAACTTGAAATCAGGCATTAGACATGTGGTTTTAACGACTGTTTTGAATAAAACCCCAGAGGAAAGCCTTGAAAACCCTTATAATGACAGGTTTGAGGGCGAAATCCTCCTATACACTGGGGAAGGGCGCGTTGGAAACCAGCAAATGCATAGAGGAAACCTTGTCCTAAAAATGCAGATGGAAAAGGGCTTTCCAATCTTTGTTTTCGAGAAAAAGTCTCCTGGAAGATACATGTTCCTCGGAGGATTTAAAGTTGAATCCATGCAGACAGAGCGGCAACCCGATATAGAGGGAAAAGAACGGACAGTCTTCATTTTTAAGCTCAGGAAGATTTCGGATTCTGCCCTGCTGCCGCTTGAAACACCAACAAGTCTTTCGAAATTGTAAAAGCAAATAAATAGGTCTTTGAATATTTTAGAAGCCAGACGCAGATCCAACGGAGGAAAACCATTGAAGAGGAGATCTTTAACGCTTGCCCTTTGGATTACCGCATCCTTGATTTTGGCTTTAAACATTTTTCACGTGGGAAACGTTAAAGCTGAAAGCTCATACACTGTGGAATGGATAAATCATAGAGTGGAGATTCTCCACAACGGCTACATCCTAATAAACGACACAATTAAGGTAGGAGGCACACCCCCCAACAGTTTTTTGATAGGCTTGCCATACGAGTACGGCTCCCACGTTCTTAAATGCGTGGCTTACCCTCCAGCTAACCCCTTGCAGAGATACACCGTTGAGACTGGTGTGTCGCTGGAGGGGCGGATGGGCTTTTATGGGGTGAACGTGGATCTTAACCCGCCACCTCAAAATGGAGTATTCAGCGTCTACTTTGTGCTTTCGCAGAGTTTCCTTAGGCAGAACACGGCGAACACGAGCCTTTTCACTTTGGATTTCCCCGCCTTCCCCAGTCTAGCCGTGCAGGCTTCCTCATGTAACGCCTCGCTAGCCCTTCCTGTAGACGCAAAATATGTTTCTGGCACTGTGCCATCGTTTAATTATGCGGTTAACGTGAACTTGCAGCCATTCACTTACGAAAAGGCAAACGTAACTTTCCTTTTAGTCACGGAGGATATACAGCTTTTCACGGTGGAGGAGTTTAAACGGGAAATTGCTGTAGCCGCAAATGGGGAAATAACGGTTTCAGACAGCTACTACATTAGGAACCAGTCGCCGAAAGAAATATCATCTATAGAAGTTGCCCTCCTACCAAACGCCTCCGACGTAACCGTGGAGGATGAGTTTGGAAGGAAGGGCGAAAAGCCCGCGATAATGGAAAGACTTATCGGTAGATTTTACAAGGTGAAGCTGACGTTTGCTGGTCGAACCATATCCTTGAAAAGCGGGGAAGCTGCAAGGTTCATCGTGAAATATAAGGTTCCAAGCAGCTTCATTGTGAAAAGCGGAGAAAGCGGTCAACTTAGCCTCCAAATGTTTCAGAATGTCAGATACTACATTAAAGAAGCTTGGATAACCTTCACTTTCCCAGAAGGCGCAAAAATAACTGGTCTCAACTGCGAAGGCGCCTCAACCCCCATGACTTATGGAACCACTAGGGAGATATTCCAAGAAAGAGTTACGCTGCAGACACAAGGCGTACTTTTATTAGATAATTTGACTGTTAAAGTCTCATACATGTACAGTTTTCTGTGGCTTTCTTTCCGTCCAACCCTATGGACTTGGGCTCTAGCCACATTCGCATGTGCAGTCATAGCCATCTGGAACAAACTCAGAGCCCCAGCGGCTCCCGTAACAGTTGCCGTTCCAACGGTAACCGTGAGGTTGACCGCTGAAACATTGAGGTCTTTCGTTAATTCCTATGAGGAGAAAAAGAAGATTCTGGCGGAAATGAAGTCCATTGAGGTTGCCGTGAGCAGGGGGAGAATCCCGAGGCGGAGATATAAAGTTCAGAAGAAGACTTTAGAGACTCGCCTTGCAACGCTTGAACGAAACCTTAGCGAGCTTAAGCTGAAGATTCGATCCGCCGGTGGACGTTATGCGGATTTGATGCACCAGCTGGAGGTGGCGGAAACCGAGGTTAACGAGGTTGAAGAGGATATCCGGAGCATTGAAAACCGCCACAAAAGAGGCGAATTAACTCTAGAGGCTTACAGAAGGCTTCTTGCCGACTATCAACGCAGGAGGGAGAAGGCAGAGGCAACAATAAACGGAATTCTGTTAAGGCTACGTGAAGAAGCCCACTAGCAAACCTAAAGGTTTTTATTTAACCCGCTTGACTTGAATGAAATCTAGCTGAAAAAGGGAGGAGGAAAATTGGTAAAAATTGTAGTTGACAACCACAAGTGCACCGGATGCGGAACATGCGTTGACACATGCCCAGTAGGCGTCTACGAAATAAGGGAGGGAAAATCCGTCCCAGTTAAAGTGGAAGAGTGCCTCGTTTGCAGAGCATGCGAAGCCCAATGCCCAGAAGGAGCCATACAAGTGATCGAGTAAGCCCTACACCCCTTCCTTCTTATTCTCTAAGTCACCATAAGCCTTGAAAATCCTCAGTAAATACTGTTGCAGAGAAAAACCCTGCTTTTTCGCCAACTTTCTAAGGGCTTTGTCCACTCCGGTGGCATACTGCACCGCCTTTTTAGGTCTACAAACTATCTGTCTGGGCAATCCAAGTCTCTCCGCGGTTTTTCTAAGCACAAGCTTTCGGAGGGCATTCTTCTCAAGGGCTATTTTCAGATTCAGCGGCAAAGTGAGGGCGAATTCCGCAATGGGGAGAGAAACAAAGGGCAGACGCAGTTCCACATTGTGGAAGACACAGACCTTGAAGTCCCTCTCAAAGTTATCCTCATGCATCCTCAAAATGTCAGAGGTTATGGCTTTCTGGGCAACTTCCTCGCCAAATCGTGCATAGAGGGTTAAATAACGCCTGTAACCTCCAAAAAGCTCGTCTGCCCCTTGACCGGACAACAGAACCTTAAAGCCAAGTTTGGCGGCGTTTTCAGCTGCCCAGAAAAGAGGTATGGCTATGCTTGCTTTGAGCGGATTCGGACTCTCAACACACCATAAAACTTCGGGAAGAACCCGTTCCACATCCTCGTCGCTATAAAGGAACTTGTGGAAGGGCATATCCAGCAGATAGGCAGCCTCCTCAGCCTGTAATGTTTCAGGCTGATTCTCAAGGCTCACGTGGATCAAGTGCGCTTCAACTCCGGTCCTCTGGGCTAGGAGGGCGATTAAGCTGCTGTCCAATCCTCCAGAGAAGGCTACCGCCACTTTATCCACGCCCACCGTCCTTTCAAGGGTTGAGCACAACAGTGACTCTTGAAGGCTGTCAGCAGCCTCTTCTAGAGACCTTGGTTGAACGCCGCCCACGGGAGACTTAACGTGCCTTATTTGGACGCTGCCCTCATCCGCAATTAGTATGTGCCCTGGCGGAACGGGTTTCGCCTCGTTCACGCCTATCTTCCAGAGGGCTTTACGTTCGGAGGCAACGGCTAAGAGGTCGCTGTTCTCCCCATAATAGAGAGGATACAAGCCTAATGCATCTCTGCCAGCCACCAGTTTTCCGTTCTCAATGAAGGCGAAGGAAAAACATCCATCAAACTCTTTGATTAAAGCTTCAGCAAAGGCACAAGCGCCTACTTGAAGCCTATTCGCGACGAAGGCGTCGAGGCATTCCATTGGAGGATTGTAGATTCTACCATCAAATAAGAAAGTTGAGTTTCCAAAATTTGCCATTTGAGGTTTATCTGTGGCTAACACCCTTAAGAAAACGTGTCCCAAAGCCATTCGACCCCTAAACTCTTGGGTTAAAAGTGTTTCCAAAGATGTCCCCGTAATCACGTCCCTCGGTGTTCCTATGCAGTATACATCGGCACCCCTGCATCCAAGAATTTTGAGCATTGGGAACAGTTTGGAAACAGCG
This genomic window contains:
- a CDS encoding 4Fe-4S dicluster domain-containing protein, yielding MVKIVVDNHKCTGCGTCVDTCPVGVYEIREGKSVPVKVEECLVCRACEAQCPEGAIQVIE
- a CDS encoding YDG/SRA domain-containing protein, producing MSLKYASHGLKGMLIKAGDVLSNMEISRLFNVCTRRGIRYSGNLKSGIRHVVLTTVLNKTPEESLENPYNDRFEGEILLYTGEGRVGNQQMHRGNLVLKMQMEKGFPIFVFEKKSPGRYMFLGGFKVESMQTERQPDIEGKERTVFIFKLRKISDSALLPLETPTSLSKL
- a CDS encoding radical SAM protein → MPYDPIERHLAIEKLVTRLGPEGLERKYYRIRPARWYGGIVTADCVGCGLVCRFCWVSDMVSNRPADVGTFYTPRRVAESLVSLARKCHLNLLRISGGEPTIGKEHLLAVLESLKGAGFRFILETNGVPMAYDKGYAKDLAKYDFVHVRVSLKGCSEEEFAALTGAKPEGFRLQLEALQKLVDAGVSCHPSVMASFSTKKSLQSLLQRLSQISPKLAEEIEIEELILYPHVVRRLRKYGLKYYTGYAPENVPPEQI
- a CDS encoding glycosyltransferase family 4 protein, whose product is MKMAVLVYEFPPKIVGGLGTYAAEITRRFVLMDHDVTVFTMNDDEGSLPTREIWRGIEIHRPLHIDISDSLPDVVAEDVKKWGRGIQLFSKILVYNYLSAAKLVNELIAKEGFKFDIVIAHDWLSVIAGITIKKETGLPLVFHVHSTEKGRTLGNGSEVVSNIELRGAQVADMIITVSYAMKDELIKLGFPKDKIEVCYNGVDPEKYDPQTVSQEQIAKIRDFYGIKPEDPMILFIGRLVGVKGVDKLVMAMPYVLQKIPNAKLVIVGVGDLQDYLVNLVKMMKLQDSVKFNFQFLSEEERILHYAACDVAVFPSLYEPFGIVALEAMSMERPVVVGAAGVSGMREIVIPCGEEQCGFHINPNNPADIAWGIISALENPEKKKWLGMNGRRRVLNEFTWDKIAEKTIALYERVIKR
- a CDS encoding DUF5752 family protein, translated to MSLSPVKKLVLETVWMLGKPAKPMEVASEIGLSFPTVMMHMIGLTKMGYLETFGKGYYTITRKGREALGLPEINGEKAEQVLATLPMEKAFHFYLDIGKPLNVSATSLTDFCEKIQKIDITSIKFHLYRGDFEAWFNGMGDAELARKIAVIRERKLSDEELRKKLYEVVKNRCEELAKIRRASAQPRWA
- a CDS encoding DUF2095 family protein yields the protein MEFDKETFKKLFPNLAREMELDENKVSINSIRMDTEEGERVASGKKRSWVDPFANYDPDVIDFIRRCDTEEQAEEIIAYMEKRGEISSEYAAQLRKQLKEKGVRSFGPKKEENYYLKKAGLI
- a CDS encoding asparagine synthetase B, which gives rise to MKAIAAVLDKKGENAVSKLFPMLKILGCRGADVYCIGTPRDVITGTSLETLLTQEFRGRMALGHVFLRVLATDKPQMANFGNSTFLFDGRIYNPPMECLDAFVANRLQVGACAFAEALIKEFDGCFSFAFIENGKLVAGRDALGLYPLYYGENSDLLAVASERKALWKIGVNEAKPVPPGHILIADEGSVQIRHVKSPVGGVQPRSLEEAADSLQESLLCSTLERTVGVDKVAVAFSGGLDSSLIALLAQRTGVEAHLIHVSLENQPETLQAEEAAYLLDMPFHKFLYSDEDVERVLPEVLWCVESPNPLKASIAIPLFWAAENAAKLGFKVLLSGQGADELFGGYRRYLTLYARFGEEVAQKAITSDILRMHEDNFERDFKVCVFHNVELRLPFVSLPIAEFALTLPLNLKIALEKNALRKLVLRKTAERLGLPRQIVCRPKKAVQYATGVDKALRKLAKKQGFSLQQYLLRIFKAYGDLENKKEGV
- a CDS encoding KaiC domain-containing protein, whose translation is MKGQSLPVERLSTGVPAIDKMLAGGIPRGFCVAVTGEPGTGKTILCIHFIAQGIADGDRCIYVTTEESRESIITQAGQFGFDFAGAIREGKLVLIDALMGTEDQWTIKALTVEELVNKVIEAKKALGYGRARLVIDSLSAFWLDKPAMARRHSYFVKKVLAKWDFTILATSQYAITTSEAFGWGIEHIADGIIRFRRFVRNGVLRRYLLVEKMRQTPHSLQMHEITIEHGKGLVILGPVEERREDIALPRKVMEKIQKAAEKRELEQPELSS
- a CDS encoding nucleotidyltransferase domain-containing protein, with the protein product MNRGDVDLRRKIAREAANLLYHGIEKEYKQAKLRAAEVLGINVLPTNLEVAMELDKIAEENEGATRWERLVQMRQEALKLMKILEEYDPVLVGSVWRGTIHHKSDIDINVYYYNPKEILAMLEEAGIKILEKGWITMTKGGVWKRAYRILASLPSNFEAEIIIRSPAEREAKEHCEVYGDAVSGLNIHELEKVLSKNPTQRFVPF
- the fbp gene encoding fructose-1,6-bisphosphate aldolase/phosphatase; amino-acid sequence: MTKKTTISIIKCDVGSLAGHHVVPKPLLDIANKNLKRAKEEGLINSYYVFNVGDDMQLLMVHGRGESNPEIHQLAWDTFQEAAQKALRLKLYGAGQDLLKNAFSGTVRGLGPGVAEMEIEERKSDPIVVFAADKTSAGSFNLPLFRIFADPMNTAGLVIDPNMAGGFKFEVVDAQEGKKVVLKCPEEMYELVALIGTVERYIISRVWRARDDLICASSSVTKLSLIAGKYVGKDDPVMIVRAQHGLPAVGEILAPFMHTYLVAGWMRGSHWGPIMPVGLKDARCTLFDGPPRLVALGFQVSDGAIASDDEGKPLIADLFEDPAFEPARKEAMKLAAMLRRMGEFEPARLSVESMEYTTLPQVIEKLKERFTPI